A window of Fictibacillus halophilus contains these coding sequences:
- the hemE gene encoding uroporphyrinogen decarboxylase, with translation MNEEFLKACRKEKNSHIPVWYMRQAGRSQPEYHKLKEKYSLFEITHRPEMCAGVTKLPVDQHGVDAAILYKDIMSPVPAIGVDVEIKSGIGPVIDKPVRTREDVERLGTINPEKDVPYVLDTIKILRQQLEVPLITFAGAPFTLASYMVEGGPSRDYHKTKQLMYSDPESWFMLMDKLGDMTIAYAKAQIAAGAQAFQIFDSWVGALNAADYRKYIQPVMYKIFSSLREENIPLILYGTGARHLVMEWNELPIDVIGLDWRLSPREARQMGVTKALQGNLDPSILLAPWEVIEARTKEILDEGMEEPGFIFNVGKGIFPEVNIATLKQLTTFVHEYTSKKLG, from the coding sequence ATGAATGAAGAGTTTTTGAAAGCGTGTCGTAAGGAGAAAAATTCACATATTCCTGTATGGTACATGAGACAGGCGGGCCGTTCCCAGCCAGAGTACCATAAACTGAAAGAGAAGTATTCACTATTTGAAATCACACATAGACCAGAGATGTGCGCTGGCGTTACGAAGCTCCCTGTAGATCAGCATGGAGTGGATGCTGCCATTCTTTATAAAGACATTATGTCTCCAGTCCCAGCGATTGGAGTAGATGTAGAGATTAAATCAGGAATTGGACCAGTGATTGATAAGCCTGTACGAACACGCGAGGATGTAGAGCGCTTAGGGACCATCAATCCTGAGAAAGACGTACCTTATGTTTTAGATACGATCAAAATTTTAAGACAGCAGTTAGAAGTGCCACTTATCACATTTGCAGGTGCTCCATTTACGCTTGCGAGCTATATGGTTGAAGGAGGTCCTTCACGCGATTATCATAAAACTAAGCAGCTGATGTACTCTGACCCTGAAAGCTGGTTCATGCTAATGGACAAGCTAGGCGATATGACGATCGCTTATGCAAAAGCACAGATTGCAGCCGGCGCACAAGCGTTTCAGATCTTTGATTCATGGGTCGGCGCATTAAATGCTGCTGATTACAGAAAATACATTCAGCCTGTTATGTATAAAATCTTCTCATCACTGCGAGAAGAAAATATTCCGTTGATTCTATACGGAACAGGTGCAAGACACTTAGTTATGGAGTGGAACGAGCTTCCGATCGATGTAATCGGGCTTGATTGGAGATTATCTCCGAGAGAAGCGCGTCAGATGGGTGTGACAAAGGCACTTCAAGGAAACTTAGATCCTTCCATTCTACTTGCGCCATGGGAAGTTATCGAAGCACGTACGAAAGAAATTTTGGATGAGGGTATGGAAGAACCAGGCTTTATATTCAATGTTGGAAAAGGTATTTTCCCTGAGGTAAACATTGCAACATTAAAGCAGTTGACCACCTTTGTTCATGAATATACGTCAAAAAAACTAGGGTGA
- the hemH gene encoding ferrochelatase, whose protein sequence is MSNKKTGLLIMAYGTPRSLDEVESYYTHIRRGRKPSPEQLQELTERYEQIGGISPLAKITEEQAQKIEAEMNQRYPDREFKSYLGLKHINPFIEDAVQQMKEDGIEEAVTLVLAPHYSTFSVKSYNGRAVEESAKIGGPSFMTIDSWYDEPKYVQFWADGIKQTFNSIPENEHDKTVVIFSAHSLPEKILQMGDPYPTQLQETADLIAKEANVPHYTIGWQSAGNTPEPWIGPDVQDLTRDLYNEHGYKHFIYCPVGFVADHLEVLYDNDYECKVVTDELGVNYYRPEMPNAKPEFIDCLATVIENALAKERM, encoded by the coding sequence GTGAGTAATAAGAAAACAGGTCTATTAATTATGGCGTACGGTACGCCAAGAAGTCTGGATGAAGTAGAAAGCTATTACACACACATAAGACGGGGACGTAAGCCTTCTCCTGAACAGCTACAAGAACTTACGGAACGCTATGAGCAGATCGGTGGAATCTCACCGCTTGCTAAGATTACAGAAGAGCAAGCGCAAAAAATTGAAGCAGAGATGAATCAACGTTACCCCGACCGTGAGTTTAAAAGCTATCTTGGTCTAAAGCATATTAATCCTTTCATTGAAGATGCTGTGCAGCAGATGAAGGAAGATGGAATTGAAGAAGCAGTAACACTTGTACTTGCTCCTCACTATTCAACGTTCAGCGTAAAATCATACAACGGACGTGCAGTGGAAGAGTCTGCAAAGATAGGTGGACCATCTTTCATGACGATCGATAGCTGGTATGACGAGCCGAAATATGTCCAATTTTGGGCAGATGGGATTAAACAAACGTTTAACTCCATTCCAGAGAACGAGCATGACAAAACCGTTGTGATCTTCTCCGCACACAGTCTGCCAGAAAAGATCCTTCAAATGGGAGATCCTTACCCGACGCAGCTTCAGGAAACAGCTGATCTGATTGCGAAAGAAGCGAATGTTCCGCACTATACGATCGGCTGGCAGAGTGCTGGTAATACACCTGAACCGTGGATCGGACCAGACGTTCAGGATCTAACGCGTGATCTCTATAACGAGCATGGCTACAAGCATTTTATCTATTGTCCGGTTGGTTTTGTTGCCGATCACTTAGAAGTTTTATATGACAATGACTATGAGTGTAAAGTAGTCACAGATGAGTTGGGCGTTAACTATTATCGTCCTGAGATGCCGAACGCAAAACCTGAGTTTATAGACTGTTTGGCAACGGTCATTGAAAACGCACTAGCAAAAGAAAGAATGTGA
- a CDS encoding YhgE/Pip domain-containing protein — translation MLKSIGAQFKAVFSNRKIAVPVLAVLFIPVLYSGMFLWAFWDPYDKMEDLPVAVVNQDEGYEYNGENLTVGDEFVKKLKENPQFEWEFVNEEKAKQGLEHNDYYMMIEIPDNFSEEATALSGNSNKKPEIIYTPNAGFNFLAAQIGGTAVDKMKESLSNELTKTYAEVMFDQVEQLAGGLEKAADGSNQVTDGLKKAASGSGELASGMEEKTPQINELKDGAVLFNSKMTEFDSGIDKLLAAHKQLADGQGQLNNGAQALKGGLSQATAGSEKIKNGSLALQGGASKLSTGASTLAGSVNEWNAGAQKATAGSKQLEQQINALIQNQGNMSDEQMAASLKQLAAASNGINNGLDSLTAATGKIAGGANELSAGAKKLSDSQTAVAKGAEDLHNGQLKLVDGVDQLASGQAKVNEGTQTFQSKLGEAAAGSQQLLGASGKLADGTSTVATGWQEVTGHVKEIHNGEQKLLDGSGKLSSSLSDAADKTGELDPDSDMFERIANPVSVKTKTFSDVPNYGTGFAPYFLSLGLFVGALLMSIVFPLRDKAGHPRSGFSWFAGKFTFLAVVGVVQALIADAVLLYGLGIEVSNLGGFIGLSIITSLTFLALIQLLVTVLGDPGRFVAIIILILQLTTSAGTFPLELIPNGLQGFNAWLPMTYSVSGFKAVISSGDMESFSFNLWIMVGFMAICMIGTWAYFASQIRKKNSEDEGSVA, via the coding sequence GTGCTAAAAAGTATCGGAGCTCAATTTAAAGCAGTTTTCTCAAACAGAAAAATTGCTGTACCGGTCTTAGCGGTTCTATTTATACCTGTGTTATACAGCGGAATGTTTCTATGGGCGTTCTGGGATCCGTATGACAAGATGGAAGATCTGCCAGTGGCCGTAGTCAATCAAGATGAAGGCTATGAATATAACGGTGAAAATTTAACCGTTGGAGATGAGTTTGTAAAAAAACTCAAAGAGAATCCACAGTTTGAGTGGGAATTCGTTAACGAAGAAAAAGCAAAGCAAGGTTTGGAGCATAACGATTATTATATGATGATCGAGATTCCTGATAACTTTTCTGAAGAAGCGACTGCCCTATCAGGAAATTCGAACAAAAAGCCTGAGATCATTTATACACCGAACGCTGGCTTTAACTTTCTAGCCGCACAAATTGGCGGAACAGCCGTTGATAAAATGAAAGAAAGTTTATCTAATGAGCTTACAAAAACATATGCCGAGGTCATGTTTGATCAAGTCGAGCAGTTGGCTGGTGGGTTGGAGAAAGCGGCAGATGGCTCCAATCAAGTAACGGATGGATTGAAAAAAGCTGCTTCTGGTAGTGGTGAACTAGCTTCTGGAATGGAAGAAAAAACACCTCAGATTAATGAGTTAAAAGATGGAGCTGTACTTTTTAATTCAAAAATGACCGAGTTTGATAGTGGAATCGATAAATTGCTTGCTGCTCATAAACAACTAGCAGACGGGCAGGGTCAGCTGAATAATGGAGCACAAGCTTTAAAAGGTGGACTGAGTCAAGCGACAGCAGGTTCTGAAAAAATTAAGAACGGAAGCTTAGCCTTACAAGGCGGTGCATCTAAATTATCAACTGGTGCAAGTACGCTCGCAGGATCAGTAAATGAATGGAACGCTGGTGCTCAAAAAGCAACAGCAGGTTCAAAACAACTAGAACAACAAATTAATGCATTGATTCAAAATCAAGGAAACATGTCAGATGAGCAGATGGCAGCATCCTTAAAACAACTTGCGGCAGCTAGTAATGGTATAAACAACGGCTTAGATAGCTTAACTGCTGCAACAGGTAAGATTGCTGGCGGAGCGAATGAACTTTCTGCAGGAGCTAAAAAGTTAAGCGATTCACAAACCGCTGTTGCAAAAGGAGCAGAAGACCTTCATAACGGTCAACTTAAACTAGTTGACGGAGTCGATCAGCTTGCAAGTGGCCAGGCGAAAGTAAATGAAGGTACGCAAACGTTCCAATCTAAATTGGGAGAAGCGGCTGCAGGTAGCCAGCAACTGTTAGGTGCGAGTGGCAAGTTAGCAGACGGTACTTCCACTGTTGCAACAGGCTGGCAAGAAGTTACGGGCCATGTTAAGGAAATTCATAACGGTGAACAGAAGCTGCTTGATGGAAGCGGAAAACTCTCCTCTTCATTAAGTGATGCAGCGGACAAAACTGGTGAGCTTGATCCAGACAGTGACATGTTCGAACGAATCGCAAACCCTGTATCTGTTAAAACAAAAACCTTTTCTGATGTTCCAAACTATGGAACAGGCTTTGCTCCTTACTTCTTATCATTAGGACTTTTCGTAGGAGCATTGTTGATGTCGATCGTATTCCCATTGCGTGATAAAGCAGGACACCCGCGTTCAGGATTCAGCTGGTTTGCTGGTAAATTCACATTCTTAGCAGTAGTCGGTGTTGTTCAAGCACTGATTGCGGATGCGGTATTGCTTTATGGTCTAGGGATTGAAGTGAGCAACTTAGGAGGGTTCATTGGACTAAGTATCATCACGAGTCTTACTTTCTTAGCTCTCATTCAGTTACTCGTTACGGTGCTTGGAGATCCAGGACGTTTTGTAGCGATTATTATCTTAATCCTACAGCTTACAACGAGTGCAGGAACATTCCCGTTAGAGCTTATTCCGAACGGACTTCAAGGATTCAATGCTTGGCTTCCTATGACATATTCCGTTTCTGGCTTTAAAGCGGTAATCTCAAGCGGAGACATGGAAAGTTTCAGCTTTAATCTATGGATTATGGTAGGTTTCATGGCGATCTGTATGATTGGTACATGGGCTTACTTTGCAAGTCAGATTAGAAAAAAGAATTCGGAAGATGAAGGTTCAGTAGCATAA
- a CDS encoding TetR/AcrR family transcriptional regulator has product MMDRRKSILDAAERSFSMFGYKASTVDQIAKIANVGKGTIYTFFANKEELFSEIITNLVTETKLAASSAIKEERPFYENLHNALYEVVELRKTHKLAVKLSQEVKELNTSPVTEALQRIEKAVLSFVQKELDKAVEKGEIKECHTDIVAFMMVKVYIALIFDWERDHEALQKEKMLEVLEMFVMDGLRKT; this is encoded by the coding sequence ATGATGGACCGCAGAAAAAGTATTCTAGATGCAGCAGAGCGTTCTTTTTCTATGTTCGGCTATAAGGCGAGTACAGTGGATCAGATCGCTAAGATCGCAAACGTTGGAAAAGGAACGATCTATACTTTTTTCGCAAACAAAGAAGAATTATTTTCGGAAATTATCACAAACCTAGTAACAGAGACGAAGTTAGCGGCTTCTTCGGCAATTAAAGAGGAGCGCCCTTTTTATGAAAACTTGCACAATGCACTGTATGAAGTTGTTGAACTTCGTAAAACGCACAAGTTAGCCGTTAAACTTTCTCAAGAAGTGAAAGAGTTAAATACTTCACCTGTAACTGAGGCTTTGCAGAGGATCGAAAAAGCGGTATTGAGTTTTGTTCAAAAAGAGCTGGATAAAGCGGTTGAAAAAGGCGAGATCAAAGAATGTCATACAGATATTGTGGCGTTTATGATGGTCAAGGTATACATCGCTCTTATTTTTGATTGGGAACGTGATCATGAAGCTCTTCAAAAAGAAAAGATGCTTGAAGTTTTGGAGATGTTTGTAATGGATGGTTTAAGGAAAACATAG
- the hemY gene encoding protoporphyrinogen oxidase, whose amino-acid sequence MNERKHVIILGGGITGLAAAFYVQKHAKETGKPITFTVIEASDRLGGKIDTIKEDGFVLERGPDSYLARKTVMTELVKDVGLGDDLVSNETGQAYILHNMKLHPIPEGAVMGIPTKVMPFATTPLFSVAGKARAGLDLVLPKRKNAQQDISVGHFFRRRLGDEVVDRLIEPLLSGIYAGRIDRLSLQSTFPQFVETEEKYRSLIIGMKKTQPKKENAPIAKKKKGVFLTLKGGLSSFIEALSNAVPKESIKTGVHVKAVERSEDGTYSVMMEDGSVLIGDHVIVTTPYPITKKLFGESLFPLGFHDTKPTSVATVAMSFNEEDVNFSLDGTGFVIAKSENTSITACTWTSRKWPHTTPKGKVVLRCYVGRAEDQDIVQQPDEVILEKVLDDLKKIMGVDARPEFYHVSRMIDSMPQYEVGHKEYVKKLRTAFQNELPGVKLAGAPYDGVGLPDCVNSAKMAVDSLFSSK is encoded by the coding sequence ATGAACGAGCGAAAGCACGTTATAATATTGGGCGGCGGCATAACAGGTTTAGCCGCTGCCTTTTATGTTCAGAAGCATGCAAAAGAAACAGGTAAGCCAATAACCTTCACGGTCATAGAAGCAAGCGACCGTCTTGGCGGTAAAATTGATACCATTAAAGAAGATGGATTTGTGCTAGAGCGAGGCCCAGATTCCTATCTTGCTAGAAAAACAGTGATGACAGAACTTGTTAAAGACGTGGGTCTAGGTGACGATTTGGTTTCGAATGAAACAGGTCAAGCTTATATTTTGCATAATATGAAGCTTCATCCTATTCCAGAAGGAGCTGTAATGGGTATCCCAACTAAAGTGATGCCGTTTGCGACCACGCCTCTTTTCTCTGTTGCTGGCAAGGCAAGAGCAGGATTAGATCTTGTCCTTCCTAAACGAAAAAACGCTCAACAAGATATTTCTGTAGGTCATTTTTTTAGAAGACGTCTTGGAGATGAAGTCGTTGATCGGCTGATCGAACCTTTGTTATCTGGGATTTATGCTGGAAGAATTGATCGACTTAGCCTGCAGTCTACTTTTCCGCAGTTTGTAGAGACGGAAGAGAAATATAGAAGTTTAATTATAGGGATGAAAAAGACACAGCCTAAAAAAGAGAATGCGCCGATTGCGAAGAAGAAAAAAGGTGTTTTTTTAACACTTAAAGGTGGGCTTTCCTCTTTCATTGAAGCTCTATCAAATGCAGTACCAAAAGAGAGCATAAAAACAGGTGTTCACGTTAAGGCTGTCGAGCGGTCTGAAGATGGAACCTACTCTGTGATGATGGAAGATGGTTCGGTTCTGATAGGTGATCATGTTATCGTCACGACACCTTACCCTATCACGAAGAAACTCTTTGGCGAATCTCTGTTTCCACTTGGTTTTCACGACACGAAGCCAACTTCAGTAGCAACAGTTGCGATGAGTTTTAACGAGGAAGACGTGAACTTTAGTCTTGATGGAACAGGTTTTGTTATTGCTAAAAGTGAAAACACATCGATTACGGCGTGTACGTGGACGAGCCGGAAGTGGCCCCATACGACCCCTAAAGGAAAAGTGGTCCTTCGTTGTTATGTAGGGCGTGCAGAAGATCAGGACATCGTTCAACAACCAGATGAAGTTATTTTAGAAAAAGTATTAGATGATTTGAAGAAGATCATGGGTGTGGATGCTCGGCCCGAATTCTATCATGTATCCAGAATGATTGATTCAATGCCGCAATATGAAGTTGGACATAAAGAGTATGTGAAAAAGCTCAGAACAGCGTTTCAGAATGAGCTGCCTGGCGTCAAACTAGCCGGAGCTCCATATGATGGTGTGGGATTGCCAGATTGTGTAAATTCAGCAAAAATGGCTGTGGATTCTTTGTTCAGCTCAAAATGA
- a CDS encoding glycine betaine ABC transporter substrate-binding protein: protein MRSLNNFLITMKDTFVNRWPEILTGLQQHLFLSLVSILIAAVIAVPLGIFISRRKTVAEPVIGVTAIFQTIPSLALFGFLLPVFGIGSTTAIIALTVYALLPILRNTYTGITGVDKSAVEAGKGMGMTNTQILRMIELPLALPIIMAGLRTATVLTIGVATLAAFIGAGGLGDLIYRGLSTTRNELVLAGAIPAALLAIVFDFILRRIELATEPKASKKRGSWKLPVLIGVPIAALVLFFAFRGGGEEDAIVITGKKWTEQYILPYVISEYVKDKTDYPVIVKEAIGETPILTEAIKKGDIDLYVEYTGTGYLTILKEKYDPSMKPEEIYDAVKEGYAKEYNLKWTKPLGFENTYALALNPDTAKQVNVKSISELAPKSNQLTFGGPTEFFEREDGYTPFVDTYKLNFQDKKSLDPNLMYSAVKEGKVDAIPAYTTDGRIVRFNLKTLEDDKKFFPPYFAVPVVREDTLKKYPKLEGVLNELEGKISEKDMAEMNAKVDLDKEDPREVAQDFLKSKGLIK, encoded by the coding sequence GTGCGGTCCTTGAATAACTTTTTGATCACGATGAAAGATACGTTTGTTAACAGATGGCCAGAAATTCTTACAGGACTTCAACAGCATTTATTTTTATCACTTGTATCGATCTTGATCGCGGCAGTAATTGCCGTTCCTTTAGGGATTTTTATTTCTAGAAGAAAAACGGTAGCAGAACCTGTTATTGGGGTTACAGCGATTTTTCAGACGATACCGAGTTTGGCATTATTCGGATTCTTATTACCAGTATTCGGAATCGGAAGTACAACTGCCATCATTGCACTTACTGTTTATGCACTCCTGCCTATCCTACGCAACACCTACACAGGAATTACGGGTGTAGATAAATCGGCAGTTGAAGCTGGTAAAGGTATGGGGATGACGAATACTCAAATTTTACGAATGATTGAACTCCCGTTAGCTCTGCCGATTATCATGGCTGGTCTGCGTACAGCGACTGTATTAACGATTGGTGTAGCTACACTTGCGGCTTTTATTGGAGCAGGTGGGTTAGGTGATCTAATCTATCGCGGATTATCCACAACACGTAATGAGCTCGTCTTAGCAGGTGCGATTCCGGCTGCATTGCTTGCCATCGTATTTGACTTTATTCTGCGACGCATTGAGTTAGCTACTGAGCCTAAAGCATCAAAGAAACGTGGTTCATGGAAACTGCCTGTGCTAATTGGAGTACCGATTGCCGCACTCGTTCTTTTCTTCGCATTTCGTGGTGGTGGTGAAGAAGATGCGATTGTAATCACAGGTAAGAAGTGGACAGAGCAATATATCCTGCCTTATGTGATTTCTGAATATGTTAAAGACAAAACAGATTACCCTGTAATCGTTAAAGAAGCGATTGGTGAGACGCCTATTCTTACAGAAGCGATCAAAAAGGGTGATATCGATCTTTATGTTGAATACACAGGTACAGGTTATTTAACAATTTTAAAAGAAAAATATGATCCGAGTATGAAGCCTGAAGAGATTTATGATGCTGTAAAAGAAGGATATGCGAAAGAGTATAATCTGAAGTGGACGAAGCCGCTCGGTTTTGAAAACACGTATGCCTTAGCATTAAATCCTGATACGGCGAAACAAGTTAATGTAAAGTCAATTTCTGAACTAGCGCCGAAGTCAAACCAGCTTACTTTCGGCGGTCCGACAGAGTTCTTTGAACGTGAGGACGGTTATACGCCATTTGTAGACACGTATAAACTTAACTTTCAGGATAAGAAGAGTCTGGATCCGAACTTGATGTATTCTGCTGTAAAAGAAGGCAAGGTAGATGCGATTCCTGCTTACACTACAGATGGAAGAATTGTTCGTTTCAATTTAAAGACTTTGGAAGATGATAAGAAATTCTTCCCTCCCTATTTCGCAGTACCTGTTGTAAGGGAAGATACGTTGAAGAAGTATCCGAAGCTTGAAGGTGTTCTCAATGAGCTAGAGGGGAAGATCTCTGAAAAAGATATGGCAGAAATGAACGCGAAAGTGGACCTTGATAAAGAAGATCCCCGTGAAGTAGCGCAGGATTTCTTGAAAAGTAAAGGATTGATCAAATAA
- a CDS encoding ABC transporter ATP-binding protein: MITFKNVGKTYPDGFEALKNIDFQIKEGELVALIGPSGCGKTTTMRMINRLIEPSKGTILIDGEDIANRNPVELRRNIGYVIQQIGLLPHMTIEDNISLVPRLKGWEKEKYDGKVDELLDLVGLDPKTFRTRYPSELSGGQQQRIGVIRALAAEPPIILMDEPFSALDPISREQLQDELVKLQDTIKKTIVFVTHDMDEAIKIADKIAILNKGEIIQFDTPERILRHPANDFVKGFIGENRLSADESSMPEAVDLMRPNPVTAKVTRGLAEALKMMKRYGVDSLLVTDQQNKLLGITTLDKIEQHYPEEDKTIGDLMEKEIITVDVSSTYTEVAEIFATHGVRMIPVLDDGRLVGLITRASMMRGLAGLNISAQNPVEGGAVLE; encoded by the coding sequence TTGATAACTTTCAAAAACGTAGGGAAAACGTACCCTGACGGTTTTGAGGCCTTGAAAAATATTGACTTTCAAATTAAAGAAGGGGAGTTAGTAGCATTAATCGGGCCTAGTGGTTGTGGGAAGACAACAACCATGAGAATGATAAACCGTTTGATCGAGCCATCAAAAGGAACGATCCTCATTGATGGAGAAGATATCGCAAACCGAAACCCCGTTGAGCTGAGAAGGAATATTGGATATGTTATTCAACAAATCGGTCTATTGCCTCATATGACGATAGAAGACAACATTTCACTCGTACCTCGTTTAAAAGGGTGGGAAAAAGAAAAGTATGATGGCAAAGTTGATGAATTGCTAGATTTAGTTGGATTAGATCCTAAAACATTCAGAACGCGATATCCTTCTGAGCTAAGCGGTGGTCAACAGCAGCGTATTGGTGTTATTCGAGCACTTGCTGCAGAACCCCCTATCATTCTAATGGACGAACCATTTTCCGCACTTGATCCGATCAGCCGTGAACAGCTGCAAGATGAACTCGTTAAGTTACAAGATACGATTAAGAAAACAATTGTTTTCGTTACGCATGATATGGACGAAGCTATTAAGATTGCTGACAAGATCGCAATTCTAAATAAAGGTGAGATCATTCAGTTCGATACACCAGAACGAATTCTTCGTCATCCTGCGAACGATTTTGTTAAAGGGTTTATTGGTGAGAATAGATTGTCCGCTGATGAATCATCCATGCCAGAAGCGGTAGACCTTATGAGACCAAACCCAGTTACGGCAAAAGTAACAAGAGGACTTGCCGAAGCTCTAAAGATGATGAAGAGATATGGTGTAGACAGCCTCTTGGTCACAGATCAGCAAAACAAGCTTCTTGGGATCACTACACTTGATAAAATCGAACAACATTATCCTGAAGAAGATAAGACCATCGGTGATCTGATGGAAAAAGAAATCATTACGGTCGACGTCTCCTCTACATATACCGAAGTTGCAGAAATCTTCGCTACCCATGGTGTTCGGATGATTCCGGTACTGGATGATGGGAGATTAGTCGGGTTAATCACACGTGCATCCATGATGCGCGGCTTAGCAGGGTTAAATATTTCCGCACAAAACCCTGTTGAGGGAGGTGCGGTCCTTGAATAA
- a CDS encoding ATP-binding protein, which translates to MQAFIEPLFVNIAIIFSFTHLLNMFFPLHPGVIPSYKNQIVFGLISGAGALVCMLFPIETLKESFFDLRNVPIMIVTLYVGWLPGAICSLIVAIARIVVGGELAWLGIVLILLAYVVCLIYHGFFDEDKRRWISAIYIALVYTLFYMLFIHTYLDFLTIDFYLVYFSSFLIAFFSCIFLIERLVKINMQLKETVYLDKLAVAGQMAAAIAHEVRNPMTTIRGMIQFLGSTTTDAKLREHSPLLIEELDRTNKIITDYLSMVKPDVPKLETVPLEKVLRDVIALTAPYGAINNVEVTASPLGSYNVCIDEPKLKQCLINIIKNGIEAIEEGGTIHLYRYKVTKRSITIAIEDNGKGMTEEELEQIGLPFYTTKAKGTGLGMMVTYKLIQDMDGKLRYESVLNEGTRVLLTLQLCTKRNIVNGEEVG; encoded by the coding sequence GTGCAAGCATTTATTGAGCCGTTATTTGTAAATATTGCAATCATATTTTCTTTTACACATCTTTTGAACATGTTCTTTCCCCTTCATCCTGGTGTCATTCCGAGTTATAAAAATCAGATCGTCTTTGGTTTGATCAGTGGTGCTGGTGCACTGGTTTGCATGCTGTTTCCCATTGAAACGTTAAAGGAATCTTTTTTTGATCTTCGAAATGTTCCAATCATGATTGTCACATTGTATGTAGGCTGGCTTCCGGGGGCAATTTGTTCGTTGATTGTTGCCATTGCAAGAATAGTCGTGGGTGGAGAATTGGCATGGCTTGGAATTGTATTAATCCTACTAGCATATGTGGTTTGCTTGATCTATCATGGATTCTTTGATGAAGATAAGCGCAGATGGATTTCTGCGATCTATATCGCTTTGGTTTATACACTTTTTTATATGTTGTTCATTCATACATATCTTGATTTTCTGACAATCGATTTTTATCTCGTCTATTTCTCGAGCTTTTTGATTGCGTTCTTTTCTTGTATCTTCTTAATCGAGAGGCTTGTTAAAATCAACATGCAGTTAAAGGAAACCGTTTACTTAGATAAGCTTGCAGTTGCCGGACAGATGGCAGCAGCAATCGCGCACGAAGTCAGAAACCCGATGACGACGATTCGTGGAATGATTCAGTTTCTTGGCAGCACGACAACTGATGCTAAGTTGAGAGAGCATTCGCCACTCTTAATCGAAGAATTAGATCGAACGAACAAGATTATCACAGACTATTTGTCCATGGTTAAGCCTGATGTTCCTAAGCTTGAGACAGTACCACTTGAAAAAGTGTTAAGAGATGTCATTGCCCTTACAGCCCCATACGGAGCGATAAATAATGTTGAGGTCACCGCTAGTCCATTAGGTTCTTACAATGTGTGCATTGATGAACCAAAACTTAAGCAATGTTTAATAAATATTATTAAAAACGGGATAGAAGCGATTGAAGAGGGAGGTACGATCCATCTATATCGCTATAAAGTGACAAAAAGAAGTATTACCATCGCGATTGAAGACAATGGTAAAGGTATGACAGAAGAGGAACTCGAACAGATCGGGTTACCTTTTTATACAACGAAAGCAAAAGGCACGGGGTTGGGTATGATGGTAACTTATAAACTGATTCAAGATATGGACGGGAAACTTCGGTATGAGAGCGTACTTAATGAAGGCACCAGAGTCCTTTTAACCTTGCAGTTATGTACGAAACGAAATATTGTTAATGGTGAGGAGGTGGGATGA